The Sabethes cyaneus chromosome 3, idSabCyanKW18_F2, whole genome shotgun sequence DNA window AGGTAATAAATAGTAGTTTGAAAAGAGCAATCAAGTCCAAATCGGTTCTACCGATGTAATGAGTAACATAGAACTTCCTGACTTAAAAATATCATTACCAAAATGAATAGAGCACCGCTAGTGCTGCTGTTGTTGGCTACTTTCTGTTACTGGTATGCGTTTGGACAACAAACAGCGCAGCGAACTACAACTCGAATGACGACTACGAAACCGCGCAGCACTACCCGAACGACTGTCCGTACAACTACTCCCCAGGTGAGTAAACGGCAACCAACAACTataaaaaattagtgaaatttAAAATGTTACACATCACATTACAGAGAACTACCACGAAAGCTGTGGCCAAGGTGGGCAAAGTACTAAATACGTAGACTAAATTTCGAATATTCATACATTTCTTTTTTCAGAACGCACAGTTACAGGCAGTAACCACAAAGGtcatataaaatttaaaatgagtAGATAGAATAGAGTATTATAATTTAACAATGTGATTATCTCCAGAAAGTGGGCGTTGCAACGACCAAACCAGCCACGGTGAAAGCGGCATCAACAACCGTAAGTTagttgaaaataaatcaaaaatatatgtatattaGAATATCATCTTTATGTTCTAGAGAACAACGACGAGGACCACGGCTAAGGTAAACAATTTGACCAGATGTGAAATATCTCGACGCACGCTTAACtaaaagaatttaaattttacagAATGCACAACTGAAGCTAACAACAACTACAAAGGTTATACCACTTGTGGAATGTTACAAAATGATGATATATTATTAATTGCGCCATTATTTCTAGAAAGCAAATCTACCAACGACCAAGCCAGCCACAGTGAAAGCTGTGTCAACAACTGTAAGCTGGCTGAAAGAGCTAAAACCATGTAGTTTAACTCCATCCTTTAATTTCAGAGAACTACTACCAGGACCACGCAAGCTGCCAACAAGGTAATTTGACCATCGATTCGATCTGTTCAAAAAagctataataaaatatattttgtagaaCGGGCAGTTGCAGCAGACAACAACCACAAAGGTCATTTAACTTACGAAGGTATCTTAATGAAATAGAGGGCTATAATAATCTATGCGTTTATTTCTAGAAAGCCACGACGAAAGCTGCGACTACAACTACAAAGGTGAGTCCGTTGCAAACTGTAGTGAACGAATAAGTTAATATGTTGCTCTATGCATTGCAGAAACCCACCGCAGGAACCACAAGAACTCCTACAACCACGAAGGTTAGACCACAAAGAAACATTCCTAATAACATTCGTAAAACATTCCCTTCTTAATTACTTCCAGAAAGTTAGTCTGCCTACGACCACGTTGAGACCGTCAACTACTACAATGAGGGTAAACACTAAAACCGTTAGTGTAATGTTACATTTATTTCAACCAATTCCTTGATTTATAGAGCACAACACTGGCTCGATTAGTACAAACAACTAAAAAGAAACCAACCACTCCCGGGATATCGGTAACGACAGATATCATCACAACCACTTTGTTATGTTGTGAATATAGTTATCAATTCACCAAACCTCTTTCAGTTATTCGGAATTCCATGGTTATTTGGTCCAATGTATGGTGATGATTATTACCAAGAGTCGGATGATAACAGCACAACCGTGATGCCGGAAGACTACAACTACGGGGAACTGGGTGTCTCAGAACCTATGGAAGCGGAAGCTCAACCGGAACTTGAAGTCTCACCTCCGAACACACCGAAAGAGGAAGAGAACCTCGCGATCGTTACCGAACCGGCACCTGCAACCGGCTCAACTCGAATGAAGCTGAAACGTCGCGTGACTACTACACCAGCACCAACGACCACAACACGAGTGTTGC harbors:
- the LOC128739503 gene encoding salivary glue protein Sgs-3-like gives rise to the protein MNRAPLVLLLLATFCYWYAFGQQTAQRTTTRMTTTKPRSTTRTTVRTTTPQRTTTKAVAKNAQLQAVTTKKVGVATTKPATVKAASTTRTTTRTTAKNAQLKLTTTTKKANLPTTKPATVKAVSTTRTTTRTTQAANKKATTKAATTTTKKPTAGTTRTPTTTKVRPQRNIPNNIRKTFPS
- the LOC128744529 gene encoding uncharacterized protein LOC128744529, which translates into the protein MRSTTLARLVQTTKKKPTTPGISLFGIPWLFGPMYGDDYYQESDDNSTTVMPEDYNYGELGVSEPMEAEAQPELEVSPPNTPKEEENLAIVTEPAPATGSTRMKLKRRVTTTPAPTTTTRVLLKRRVTAAGA